GGCATGGGAAAGCCTGGCATGCTTTAGTATCAGCTTTTTCTCGCCGAACCTGGGGAAATACACGGTGACCTTGCCGTTCTCCCCGCGCCCTTCCACCGAGCGTATCACCCCCACCTGGAACATCGGGTGACGCACCTTGTCCCCCGCCGCGAACACCCCTTCTGTCTTTGGCGAGGAAGCTGGCCGGGCGGCTGGTGGTATTCCTCTCTCTTTTTCCGCAGAAAAGACCGGGGCAGGCGTGGGCCTTGTTATCTTCACCGGGGCCTTCGGCCACTTGTCCCGGTCTTCGGCGCGGGGCGTGAACAATGACAACTCCTGGGCAGCCTCCATCTCCACGCATTCCGCCGGTATGTCCCGCAGGAACCGGGATGGCCTGTTGGCCTGCGGCACGCCGAATATGCGCCGTTCCCGCGCGTGGGTGATATGCAGCGCTTCCATTGCACGGGTCATGGCCACATACATAAGGCGCCGCTCCTCCTCCATCTGCGACGGATTGTCCTTGCTCCTGGCGTGGGGGAATATCCCTTCCTCCAGCCCCGTGACAAACACCACCGGGAACTCCAGCCCCTTGCTCACATGCACCGTCATAAGCTTCACCGCTCCGCCGTCTTTCATGTCGTCCGCGTCGGCGGTGAGCGCCGCCTGGTCCAGGAACGTCTGTATGGAATTCTCGCCGGTCCTCTCGATGAAGTCCTCCGCCGCGTTCACAAGTTCGTTAAGGTTCTCCATCCGGTTGGCCGCCTCGCTGTCGTCTTCTTTTGCCAGCCATTCCATGTAGCCTGTGGCCGTCAACGCGTCGCTGATCGCGTCCGCGGCGTTTTTCGATGTGGCCAAAATCCGCACCTTCGACATTATTTCGCGGAACGCCTCAAGCTTCCCCTTCGTCCCGGAGTTAAATCCAGCGCTCGCCTCCGCCTCGTCCAGCGCCGCCGCCATGGACTTGCCTTCCACCTCGGCCAGCGCGGCGAGTTTTTCCACCGTCGTGGCCCCGATCCCCCTGGGCGGAACGTTGATGATCCGGCGAAGCGAAACGGTGTCATGCGGATTTAGCGCCACCCGGAAATAGGCGAGCATGTCCTTTATCTCGCGCCGCTCATAGAACTTCAGCCCGCCGAACACCTGGTATGATATCCCCTCACGGCGCAGGGCGTCCTCTATGGCGCGGGACTGGGAGTTGGTCCTGTAGAACACCGCGAAATCGTTGTGGACTCGCCCTTTTTCCCGTTCGATACGCTTTATCCCGGTGGCCACGCGCCGTCCCTCGTCCATTTCGTCCTGCGCGAAATAGAGCTTTATCTTCTCCCCGGCGGCGTTCTGCGTCCAAAGCCGCTTTTCCTTGCGCCCGGCGTTCTGGGAAACCACCCCGTGGGCGCCTTCAAGGATGTTGCGGGTGGAGCGGTAGTTCTGCTCCAGCTTGATAACTTTCGCGCCCGGATAGTCCTTTTCGAAGTTGAGGATGTTCCCTATGTTGGCCCCGCGCCATTGATAGATGGACTGGTCGTCGTCCCCCACCACGCATATGCTCCCGCCCCCGCCTGTCATCAGCCGGACGAATTCGTATTGCGCGGCGTTTGTGTCCTGGAACTCGTCCACAAGCACGTGCGAGAACCGCCTTTGGTAGCGCTCTCTTATGTCCTCGTTTTTCCGCAGAAGCTCCACGCTTTTGCCCAGAAGATCGTCAAAGTCCATGCAGCGCGATTCCATCAGCTTGCGCTCGTACTGGTGGAACACCCGGAGGAAGTCCTCGAACCGCCGGGGGTTGAGCTCCTTTTCGGCCTCGTCCGCCCCTTTGAGCTTGTTCTTGAAGCTGGAAATCATGGCTCCGGCCTGCCGGGCGGGATTGGCCTTCTCGTCCACCCCAAGCTGGGCCATGCAAAGCTTTATCAGCCGCTCCTGGTCCTGGGAGTCATATATCACAAAGTCCTTGCCATACCCGAGCCTGTCCGCGTCCCGCCGCAAAACGCGAAGGCACGCCGAATGGAACGTGGATATCCAGATGTCCGTCCCCGTCTGCCCCAACAGGGAGCGCACGCGCTCCTTCATCTCCCCGGCGGCCTTGTTGGTGAAAGTGAGCGCTATGATGCTCTTGGGATTCACCCCGGAGGCCACCAGCCGCGCGATACGGTATGTTATGACCCGGGTTTTGCCCGACCCGGCCCCAGCCAGCACCAGAAGCGGCCCTTCACCGTAATAAACGGCCTCCAGTTGAGGGGGATTCAGAAGCTCCGGAAGGTTGTCCAGTCCGGCGGCGGCCCCTTGGGCCTGGCCCGCCGGAATTTCATGTGCGGCGCGGTTCATCACTTAAGAAATTCCGCCAGCTTCTCGTATTCCGCGAAACCACGGACCACCTGTGTAAGCTTGTCCCCCTTCGATATGGCGATGGAAGGGGTCTGGTATATGCCCAGCGACTGGGCGCGTTTGAGGTCCGCGTCCACCTTGGCGTTTATCTTCGTTTTCAGGTCCTCTGTGAAATTCACGTCCGGCAACCTTTCCTTCAGATAGCCGTACAGCTTTTCCTGGTTTTCGAACATCGCCTTGCGCGCCGCAAGGAACACCTCCGGGCCGCGCGTGATCGCCAGCGCATTGGCGTAGGACACCGCCACGGGCGAAACGGAATGGGTGGGGATTATGAAGTCCCGGTATATTATCAGCGCTTCCGGATGGTTCTTTCTCAATTTTTCCACCTCCGGCTCGAATTTCCGGCAATAACCGCACTCGTAATCTGAAAAAATCTCCACTTTCAACGAAGCCTTCAGGTTCCCCTCGTATGTCACAAGCCCGTCCGCCTGCAAGTTGGCCTTTGCCGCAGACAGCTTCACCGGAGCGGCGAAGGCCCCGAAAGAGAGCAGGACTATCACGGGGACCGCCCATATTCCGCCGGGGAATTTCAGGTTCCCGGCGCGTAAACTCCAGACAAGCGCCAACGCGAACAGCACGGCCACCGTCCCGAACTGGACAAGGCAGAACATGCAGAACACCTGGATGATATAGGCCATCACCCACAGGAAATAAAACTCCGCACCCATCAACACCGCCGCCATCGGCAACGTGAACACCGGGAAATACCGGAGTATATAAACGAAAGTCACGTATGTGAGCAGTCCCCAATACGTCACCGGCACGCCGAACAACTTTGCGAACGGCGTGGAGGCCACGTCCGCGCAGCCGCTCTGGGTTCCGCCGCAAAGCTCCATGATCGCCGGATAATGGTGCGAAAGCTCCGTAACCACGGCCAGCGCGGCGCCAAAGGCGGCCACGACGTACAGCATTATTTCCAAAGGCCCGTTTTTCACGGTCAGTTCATTATTTTTCTTCATATTCCTTCTTTGACCATGTCGAATGTTATGTCCGCGGATCAGGAGTCTCTTTCAAGTTTCAGATCGCCGATAGGCTCTCCCTCCGGGGCGGCCTGTGGTCTGGAAGCTGGTTCCTCAGGCTTTATTTCCTTTTCCTCGTCCTCTTCCTCGCCCCACCAGTATGGGTCCACCCCGAAATGGCGGTGGACGTTCTCCTCTTCCACCCTGGTTGGCATGTCTATCACATGCGGGGCGGGAGCGGCCATGACATGCTCCGCCTCCCTGTTCACGTTCAACCGGGACATGCCCCCCTTTTTGAGGGCGCCCCAGGGGATAAGTATCTTTTTGCCCCGGATGGCCAGGAACCCGCCGATCTCTATCACGGCGTAACGCGGCTTTCGCGTCTGCCTGTCCACAAGCAGGTCACGCACATCGGTGATGTCCTTGTCCACTACGTCGTAGATGTAGTATCCGACGACCCTGTGATGCGGGGCCAGGTCATAGTTTATGCTCGATGCGGTCACAAGCTCCATGGCAATGAACCAAAGGTTGAACAGGTGGTTTTACGTCCAATTACGATCATCTGTTGATTTTAGTGAATCGCGGATTATAAATCAAACTG
The genomic region above belongs to Nitrospinota bacterium and contains:
- a CDS encoding PRC-barrel domain-containing protein; this encodes MELVTASSINYDLAPHHRVVGYYIYDVVDKDITDVRDLLVDRQTRKPRYAVIEIGGFLAIRGKKILIPWGALKKGGMSRLNVNREAEHVMAAPAPHVIDMPTRVEEENVHRHFGVDPYWWGEEEDEEKEIKPEEPASRPQAAPEGEPIGDLKLERDS
- a CDS encoding thioredoxin domain-containing protein is translated as MKKNNELTVKNGPLEIMLYVVAAFGAALAVVTELSHHYPAIMELCGGTQSGCADVASTPFAKLFGVPVTYWGLLTYVTFVYILRYFPVFTLPMAAVLMGAEFYFLWVMAYIIQVFCMFCLVQFGTVAVLFALALVWSLRAGNLKFPGGIWAVPVIVLLSFGAFAAPVKLSAAKANLQADGLVTYEGNLKASLKVEIFSDYECGYCRKFEPEVEKLRKNHPEALIIYRDFIIPTHSVSPVAVSYANALAITRGPEVFLAARKAMFENQEKLYGYLKERLPDVNFTEDLKTKINAKVDADLKRAQSLGIYQTPSIAISKGDKLTQVVRGFAEYEKLAEFLK
- a CDS encoding UvrD-helicase domain-containing protein encodes the protein MNRAAHEIPAGQAQGAAAGLDNLPELLNPPQLEAVYYGEGPLLVLAGAGSGKTRVITYRIARLVASGVNPKSIIALTFTNKAAGEMKERVRSLLGQTGTDIWISTFHSACLRVLRRDADRLGYGKDFVIYDSQDQERLIKLCMAQLGVDEKANPARQAGAMISSFKNKLKGADEAEKELNPRRFEDFLRVFHQYERKLMESRCMDFDDLLGKSVELLRKNEDIRERYQRRFSHVLVDEFQDTNAAQYEFVRLMTGGGGSICVVGDDDQSIYQWRGANIGNILNFEKDYPGAKVIKLEQNYRSTRNILEGAHGVVSQNAGRKEKRLWTQNAAGEKIKLYFAQDEMDEGRRVATGIKRIEREKGRVHNDFAVFYRTNSQSRAIEDALRREGISYQVFGGLKFYERREIKDMLAYFRVALNPHDTVSLRRIINVPPRGIGATTVEKLAALAEVEGKSMAAALDEAEASAGFNSGTKGKLEAFREIMSKVRILATSKNAADAISDALTATGYMEWLAKEDDSEAANRMENLNELVNAAEDFIERTGENSIQTFLDQAALTADADDMKDGGAVKLMTVHVSKGLEFPVVFVTGLEEGIFPHARSKDNPSQMEEERRLMYVAMTRAMEALHITHARERRIFGVPQANRPSRFLRDIPAECVEMEAAQELSLFTPRAEDRDKWPKAPVKITRPTPAPVFSAEKERGIPPAARPASSPKTEGVFAAGDKVRHPMFQVGVIRSVEGRGENGKVTVYFPRFGEKKLILKHARLSHA